A part of Populus alba chromosome 8, ASM523922v2, whole genome shotgun sequence genomic DNA contains:
- the LOC118062516 gene encoding eukaryotic translation initiation factor 5A, whose amino-acid sequence MSDEEHHFESKADAGASKTYPQQAGTIRKNGYIVIKNRPCKVVEVSTSKTGKHGHAKCHFVGIDIFNGKKLEDIVPSSHNCDVPHVTRTDYQLIDISEDGFVSLLTENGNTKDDLRLPTDDSLLTQIKDGFGEGKDLVVTVMSSMGEEQICALKDIGPK is encoded by the exons ATGTCTGACGAGGAGCATCACTTCGAGTCAAAGGCCGATGCCGGAGCTTCAAAAACTTATCCTCAGCAAGCTGGTACCATTCGCAAGAATGGTTACATAGTCATCAAGAATCGCCCTTGCAAG GTCGTGGAGGTTTCGACCTCCAAAACTGGCAAGCATGGCCATGCTAAATGTCACTTCGTTGGGATTGATATTTTCAATGGAAAAAAGCTTGAAGATATTGTTCCTTCTTCCCACAACTGTGAT GTTCCCCACGTTACCCGTACTGACTACCAGCTGATTGATATCTCTGAGGATGGATTT gTGAGCTTACTGACTGAGAATGGCAATACTAAGGATGACCTGAGACTCCCAACTGATGACAGTCTCCTCACTCAG ATTAAGGATGGATTTGGTGAGGGGAAAGATCTTGTTGTGACGGTGATGTCTTCCATGGGAGAGGAGCAGATCTGCGCCCTCAAGGACATTGGCCCCAAGTAA
- the LOC118062515 gene encoding mitotic checkpoint protein BUB3.3, with amino-acid sequence MKGACLNFENPIEDAVSRIRFAPQSNNLLISSWDSNLRLYDVDSSLLRLEAPAPSQAALLDCCFQSESVAFTAASDGSITRYDLHSGTIDAIGNHQDMATCVGYSIETCQVISAGLDKKVMSWDMRLANPLALFRNLGAEIDSISISGFDLMVAVGAAVNIYDLRNYERAVDFKEPSMDVGISCVASVPHTRGYAIGLIDGRVALEISNPLNSNSTGYTFRCRPTTKDGTAHLVSVNDIVFNPLIGGAFVTGDNEGYVTVWDAKSKRRLHEFPRYPNSVASLSYNHVGQLLAVGSSYTYQDANETEVSPQIFIQKMEDSYVGFSSEVSNRK; translated from the exons ATGAAAGGCGCGTGTTTAAATTTCGAAAACCCCATCGAAGATGCAGTTTCCAGGATCCGATTCGCCCCTCAATCCAATAATCTCCTCATTTCCTCTTGGGATTCC AATCTTCGATTATACGATGTGGATAGCTCTCTGCTTAGATTAGAAGCTCCTGCTCCCTCACAAGCTGCTCTTCTCGACTGTTGTTTCCAGAGTGAGTCCGTTGCTTTTACGGCTGCGTCCGATGGTTCCATTACAAG GTATGACTTGCACTCAGGAACTATTGATGCTATTGGAAATCATCAGGACATGGCAACATGTGTGGGATACTCTATTGAAACAT GCCAAGTGATTTCAGCTGGATTAGACAAGAAGGTAATGTCTTGGGATATGCGCTTGGCAAATCCTCTTGCACTCTTCAGAAATCTGGGTGCAGAAATTGATTCCATTTCTATCTCCGGTTTTGATTTGATGGTAGCTGTTGGAGCAGCAGTAAATATATATGACTTGCGGAACTATGAAAGAGCGGTGGATTTCAAAGAACCATCTATGGATGTAGGGATAAGTTGTGTTGCTTCAGTTCCACATACCAGAG gataTGCAATTGGGTTGATAGATGGACGCGTAGCACTGGAGATTTCAAATCCATTAAATTCGAATTCCACTGG ATACACTTTTCGGTGTCGCCCTACGACAAAGGATGGAACGGCACATCTTGTGTCAGTTAATGACATAGTTTTCAATCCACT catTGGTGGTGCTTTTGTTACTGGCGATAATGAAGGCTATGTTACTGTATGGGATGCTAAAAGTAAAAGAAGATTACACGAG TTTCCTAGATATCCAAATAGTGTGGCATCCTTGTCATACAACCATGTGGGGCAACTTCTAGCTGTTGGATCAAGCTACACATATCAAGATGCTAATGAAAC GGAGGTGTCCCCTCAAATATTCATACAGAAAATGGAAGACAGCTATGTTGGATTCTCTTCTGAAGTTTCAAATAGGAAATGA
- the LOC118062517 gene encoding cell division topological specificity factor homolog, chloroplastic produces MAISGDLRVSATLASYSKHLLCSLPPSNSKVEFLGFLNGGCGTSQNMLKWPGFKIHGHFKRSAGIAEDYQLSSTAINQEAESLLLSAINMSFFERLNLAWRIIFPSPTQRKSSNARIAKQRLKMILFSDRCAVSDEAKRKIVNNIVHALSEFVEIESQDKVQLSVTTDTDLGTVYSVTVPVHRVKPGYQEEDESGSITNIEYKDAGETSGSVDVRFDFYIPDERTR; encoded by the exons ATGGCGATATCAGGAGATCTGAGGGTCTCAGCGACACTGGCCTCTTACTCTAAACACCTTCTATGCTCTTTGCCTCCCTCGAATTCCAAG GTAGAGTTCCTAGGCTTCCTCAATGGAGGATGTGGCACTTCCCAAAACATGCTCAAGTGGCCTGGCTTTAAAATACACGGTCACTTTAAACGATCTGCTGGGATTGCTGAAGATTACCAACTATCCTCAACTGCAATTAATCAAGAAGCTGAAAGCTTGCTCCTAAGTGCCATAAACATGAGCTTCTTTGAGCGtttaaacttggcttggaggatAATATTCCCTTCACCAACTCAAAGAAAGAGCTCAAATGCAAGGATTGCCAAACAGCGTCTGAAGATGATTCTCTTCTCTGACAGATGTGCAGTTAGTGATGAGGCAAAACGGAAAATTGTGAACAACATCGTGCATGCTCTATCAGAATTCGTGGAGATAGAATCACAGGATAAAGTTCAGCTGAGTGTCACAACTGATACAGATCTTGGGACGGTGTACTCTGTGACAGTGCCTGTACATCGGGTGAAGCCAGGATATCAGGAAGAAGACGAGAGTGGATCAATAACAAACATCGAGTACAAAGATGCTGGAGAAACTTCTGGTTCTGTTGATGTTCGGTTTGATTTCTACATCCCAGATGAAAGAACACGATGA
- the LOC118062518 gene encoding protein RETARDED ROOT GROWTH, mitochondrial, which produces MGSRWRATASLLLDHVTTKASDFLSPNLPKPLNRSHPLIQTVRGFKFRPFSAIPSRVSVYSNEIESGSHDLALNYPLGPKEDEETGKIPVKAYFLCTSINLKSMQAENLSNVVPPTSRSTNYTVLRFFNFSSDTSALGIGGYVSCRYMVVFQYGSAVLFNIEDHEVERYLEIVRRHTSGLLSEMRKDDYAIIEKPLLAEDMQGGLDYIVLKTLDNDSIRIIGSVLGQSIALDYFVSQVDGMVEEFSGINRAMEKTGTFTMGRKKLLQLVGKANSNLADVILKVGLFERSEIAWRDAKYAQIYEYLREEYEVNQRFGSLDYKLKFVEHNIHFLQEVIQNRRSDLLEWCIIFLLSIENIISIYEIVQG; this is translated from the exons ATGGGCAGCAGGTGGAGAGCTACCGCTTCTCTTCTCCTCGACCACGTAACCACAAAAGCTTCTGACTTTCTTTCACCCAACCTTCCCAAACCTCTTAATCGCTCACACCCTTTAATCCAAACTGTCCGTGGCTTCAAATTCAGGCCATTTTCTGCAATCCCTTCCCGGGTTTCGGTTTATAGCAATGAAATTGAATCCGGGTCTCATGATTTGGCTCTTAACTATCCTTTGGGACCTAAAGAAGATGAGGAAACTGGAAAGATTCCCGTCAAAGCTTACTTCCTTTGTACCAG TATTAATTTGAAGAGCATGCAAGCAGAGAATTTAAGCAATGTTGTTCCTCCTACCTCTCGCTCGACAAATTATACTGTCCTCagatttttcaatttctcttcAGACACTAGT GCACTTGGAATAGGAGGGTATGTCAGCTGCCGATACATGGTTGTATTCCAATATGGATCTGCTGTTCTATTTAATATCGAGGATCATGAAGTTGAAAGGTACCTGGAAATAGTAAGGAGGCACACTTCTGGATTGCTTTCCGAGATGAGGAAAGATG aTTATGCCATAATAGAGAAACCACTTCTGGCTGAGGACATGCAGGGAGGTCTAGATTACATCGTTCTCAAAACCTTAGACAATGATAGTATTCGCATTATTGGAAGTGTGCTTGGGCAAAGCATAGCTTTGGACTATTTTGTTTCACAG GTTGACGGGATGGTTGAAGAGTTTTCTGGCATAAATCGTGCAATGGAAAAAACTGGAACTTTCACAATGGGCAGGAAAAAGCTCCTTCAACTTGTTGGGAAGGCTAATTCAAATCTGGCTGATGTGATTCTAAAAGTCGGTCTTTTTGAGAG ATCTGAAATTGCTTGGAGGGATGCAAAATATGCTCAAATATATGAGTACCTCAGGGAGGAGTATGAAGTTAATCAACGCTTTGGAAGTTTggattacaaattaaaatttgtagAG CACAACATTCATTTTCTTCAAGAAGTTATCCAAAACAGACGATCTGATCTTCTGGAATGGTGCATTATATTCCTGCTGAGCATAGAGAATATAATATCAATTTATGAGATAGTTCAAGGATGA
- the LOC118062519 gene encoding uncharacterized protein At5g01610 isoform X2, protein MPTISNTVEEKARWVFNKLKGKPLKSLPDLLREYNLPPGLFPQNITCYEFDESKAKLIVYLSSACEVSFKDSSVIRYAPRVKTILTRGKLTGIEGMKTKVLVWVKVTSVAVESYKSDKVWFTAGVKKSRPKIAYDVPQAAIRVEEF, encoded by the exons ATGCCT ACTATCTCAAATACTGTTGAAGAGAAGGCAAGATGGGTTTTCAACAAGTTGAAAG GAAAGCCACTAAAAAGTTTGCCAGATCTCCTCCGAGAATACAATTTGCCACCGGGACTTTTTCCCCAGAACATAACTTGCTATGAATTCGATGAATCAAAGGCCAAACTGATTGTGTACTTGTCTTCTGCATGTGAGGTCAGCTTCAAGGACTCATCTGTAATTAGGTATGCACCTCGAGTAAAGACAATACTTACGAGGGGAAAGCTGACAGGTATTGAGGGAATGAAGACAAAAGTGCTAGTATGGGTTAAGGTTACGAGTGTGGCAGTTGAGAGCTACAAGTCTGATAAGGTGTGGTTTACAGCTGGTGTCAAGAAGTCTAGGCCTAAAATTGCATATGATGTACCACAGGCGGCTATCAGGGTTGAGGAATTTTGA
- the LOC118062519 gene encoding uncharacterized protein At5g01610 isoform X1, with protein sequence MEKALTKVNSLKVGSLWISKKAKEEFSNITEDINTISNTVEEKARWVFNKLKGKPLKSLPDLLREYNLPPGLFPQNITCYEFDESKAKLIVYLSSACEVSFKDSSVIRYAPRVKTILTRGKLTGIEGMKTKVLVWVKVTSVAVESYKSDKVWFTAGVKKSRPKIAYDVPQAAIRVEEF encoded by the exons ATGGAGAAAGCATTAACAAAAGTGAATAGCTTGAAAGTAGGAAGCTTATGGATCtcaaagaaagcaaaagaagaGTTCTCCAACATCACTGAAGACATCAAT ACTATCTCAAATACTGTTGAAGAGAAGGCAAGATGGGTTTTCAACAAGTTGAAAG GAAAGCCACTAAAAAGTTTGCCAGATCTCCTCCGAGAATACAATTTGCCACCGGGACTTTTTCCCCAGAACATAACTTGCTATGAATTCGATGAATCAAAGGCCAAACTGATTGTGTACTTGTCTTCTGCATGTGAGGTCAGCTTCAAGGACTCATCTGTAATTAGGTATGCACCTCGAGTAAAGACAATACTTACGAGGGGAAAGCTGACAGGTATTGAGGGAATGAAGACAAAAGTGCTAGTATGGGTTAAGGTTACGAGTGTGGCAGTTGAGAGCTACAAGTCTGATAAGGTGTGGTTTACAGCTGGTGTCAAGAAGTCTAGGCCTAAAATTGCATATGATGTACCACAGGCGGCTATCAGGGTTGAGGAATTTTGA
- the LOC118062521 gene encoding xylan glycosyltransferase MUCI21: MLKKGVPTTAIVSFVFVFMVFFFTSQINLSLLSGSNVASAIARSKPVIGITNTAREDKQALSPSRSGVENTITCDCSHRYYDMWFINGPTLLDPITSTFFAIGATNSTPLDSTVKFHPYPRKTDKNAKAKVNELTLTSGPPKSSCGIRHSSPAIVFSTGGYTGNFYHQFNDGLLALYITISSLTLDQDVILVVTNWSDWWAKKYADLLHRFTRHPIVNMDNQTRTHCFPSAIVGLMTHGPLVVDPTLLPRNKTLLDFHALLQNTYGPRGNYLSTSGKSKGARPQLVLVNRKNGVGREILNLKEVLKAIKEVGFKAIVFEPKRNASVRETYRLLHGSHAMLAVHGAAMTHLLFLRVGTVVGEIVPIGTDWPAKTFYEKPATVLGLEYMKYKIEVNESSLAEKYRVNDLVLKNPSAFVNGNYTKAMVYMKTQNVKLDIVRFRAYLKEAFVKAQRFMDKEG; the protein is encoded by the exons ATGTTGAAGAAGGGAGTTCCTACAACTGCAATTGTGTCCTTCGTGTTCGTGTTTATGGTGTTCTTCTTCACTTCCCAGATAAACCTCTCGTTGCTTTCTGGATCAAACGTGGCTTCTGCGATAGCCAGGAGTAAACCAG TTATAGGTATTACAAACACGGCACGGGAAGACAAGCAAGCACTTTCACCTTCTCGTTCAGGGGTCGAGAACACAATCACCTGCGACTGTTCTCACAGATACTATGATATGTGGTTTATCAACGGTCCAACGCTCTTGGATCCAATCACATCAACGTTCTTCGCAATCGGTGCCACTAACTCGACCCCACTAGACTCCACAGTGAAATTCCATCCTTACCCTCGGAAGACGGATAAAAATGCCAAGGCTAAAGTCAACGAACTAACACTCACCTCAGGTCCACCAAAATCCTCCTGCGGAATCAGGCATTCTAGTCCAGCCATAGTATTCAGCACGGGCGGGTACACAGGAAACTTCTACCATCAGTTCAATGATGGTCTGCTGGCTCTCTACATCACCATTAGTTCTCTCACTCTTGATCAAGATGTCATCCTAGTGGTCACCAATTGGAGTGATTGGTGGGCCAAAAAATACGCTGATCTACTGCATCGATTCACCAGGCACCCCATCGTCAACATGGACAATCAGACCAGGACACACTGCTTCCCGTCAGCAATCGTAGGGCTAATGACACACGGTCCCTTAGTTGTGGACCCCACATTGCTACCCCGGAATAAAACACTCCTTGATTTCCATGCACTCCTACAAAATACGTATGGCCCCCGAGGTAATTATCTTTCGACATCTGGTAAATCAAAGGGTGCCAGGCCCCAGCTTGTTCTGGTGAATAGAAAAAATGGTGTCGGTCGTGAGATCTTGAACTTGAAAGAAGTTCTCAAGGCAATCAAGGAAGTGGGATTTAAAGCAATAGTGTTCGAGCCAAAGCGAAATGCTTCGGTGAGGGAAACATACAGGCTACTCCATGGAAGTCATGCAATGCTAGCAGTACATGGTGCTGCGATGACACATTTATTGTTTCTAAGAGTAGGAACGGTGGTGGGTGAAATAGTGCCGATCGGAACAGATTGGCCGGCTAAGACATTCTACGAGAAGCCTGCTACAGTTTTGGGATTAGAGTATATGAAATATAAGATTGAGGTTAACGAGAGTAGCTTGGCAGAAAAGTATCGGGTCAATGATTTGGTGCTTAAGAACCCTTCAGCTTTTGTCAACGGAAATTACACAAAGGCCATGGTATATATGAAGACCCAAAATGTCAAGCTTGATATCGTTAGGTTTCGGGCATACTTAAAGGAGGCTTTTGTGAAAGCTCAAAGATTCATGGACAAAGaaggctag